DNA from Larimichthys crocea isolate SSNF chromosome XIII, L_crocea_2.0, whole genome shotgun sequence:
TGAACTCTTATGTGGTGTTTACGGCCGACGCCTTTCCGCTCGGTCTGTTTGTGATGACGCTGCAGGACGTCGCCGACACACTCGTGGTTCATCAGCTCCGACTCCGAACTGAACGTTTTGTCACACACGATGCAGCTGAGGAGTTTCTCTCCGACGTGGACGCACAGGTGTCTCGTCAAACTTCCTCCTGATGTGAATCCTTTCCCGCAGAACAAACAGCTGAGCGCTCGCTGTCCTGCTGGACATTTGGTGAGCATCTGCAGAGTGTGGCGGTCTCCAGGCGAGCTCAACAGTTTCCTGTCAGACACTTCCTCGTGCTGCAGGTAGTTCACGGCGGACAGAcactgtctggtctgtctgcaGAGGTCGATGTTGATGCTGTCAGCTGATCTGGGTTCAGTTTTTGTCGTGTCACTGGAGCAGCTAGACGGTTTCTCTCCCGTcttcacacagacttttttatttctctgatagGTGAAGCGTGACCGATGCTGCCGGGTCTCTCTCCAGAAATCAACGTCATCAGTTACAAAGGACAGTTCTGTCTCTTCACCAACGCCTGGTTTCAGGTTCTCAGCGGGTTCTGATCCATTAAAGCTCATCAGTCTTTGCTGCATGGACTCGCCCaggcatttgtgttttttgatctGAAACTGCCAAAAGAATCTCCTCCCGCAGACGGGGCATTCGAATGGTTTCACCTCGGAGTGGACCGCCGTGTGCTGGGTCAGGATTCCTCTCTGCGAGAACCGTTTCCCACAGACGGAGCAGCTGTACGGTTTCTCTCCGGTGTGCGTCCTCATGTGGATCTCCAGGTGTGAGCTGAACTGACGTTTCTTGCCGCAGATGGTGCAGGTGAACAGTTTCTTTCCtctgtgcatgcgtgcgtgcgtCATCAGGCGGTAGTTGTTCGGAAACGTGGCGTCGCACTCGGAGCAGCTGAGCGTGCTCCGTGACAACGGCCTGACGCACGCGTGGACTTGGAGCTGCGACGTGCCCCTGAATCTTTTCCCGCAGACGTTGCAGCCGAACGGTTTTGCCCCcgtgtgtgtggtcatgtgatACGTCAGGGCGCCTTTGTGGCGGTATGTTTTCCCGCACAGCGAGCAGCTGAAGGGTCGCTCTCCTGTGTGGATCTTTACGTGGTAGTCCAGCCCGGCTTTCTGAATGAACCTTTTCCCGCACAGCGAGCAGCCGAACGGTTTCACCCCCGTGTGCGTCCTCATGTGTTTGTTCAGGTTTCCTCTGTGAGCGAACATCTTCAGACACACTGCGCAGCGCAACGAGCTCCGCCCACCGCCCGTCCAGTCCGCGTCGTCGGAGTCGTCAGTCCCTGAACAACAGTCTGGATCTGaggttctgtctggttctgctcctccacagtcctCTCCATGGTTTCCAGGtttctcctcatcttcctccttcacctcgCTCAGACCTTGAAGCTGCTCCGTGCtgctccactcctcctcctgctcttctttAATGTGGACCGGTTCTGTTGGGCCCTCCTGGCCCAGACTGGGTGGGACCTCTTCTTGACCTGCCTTCAGCTGCTGGACGTCTGCAGGAGAAGAAACACCGTCACTCTTCAGaactgttctggttctgtcagctgactgattgttaataaagtttgaatcaAACATtaagtgaacacagtgacagctgaggctcatgggagTTGTAGTATTCAGAGTTTATAGTGGACCAGCAGCTCGTCAGTGTTCAGTTACTATGAAAATACTCGATTacaaatacaagtaaaagtactgacGTGTCTGGCTATCGTTAGCTTAGCATCACTGACCTGCTCTCCTCAGCTTGATCTCCGGCTGCAGCAGCGCGTCGAGCAGCTTCTGCCGCCGCCGCACCTCCTCCACGTGTCCGCACAGCGCCGCCTCCAAATGTCCAACCAGATCTTCTCGAGCCGCCGTGAGCAGCCGCCGTCTGAACCAATCAGGAAGGTCGAGGCGTTCGGAGGGAAACTCTGCTCCACACCCCGACGACGGGCGGACGTCTGtgggaaacattcaggaaacattcagggaACATTCAGGGAACATTCGGGAAGAGGGGAGAATATAATATCAGTAAATGACTACAACTACAGctacaaacacacgcacagacaggTGTAATCTGAGTACAGGTGTAACAGAGTACAGGTGTAACAGAGTACAGGTGTAATCTGAGTACAGGTGTGACAGAGTACAGGTGTAATCTGAGTACAGGTGCAATCTGAGTACAGGTGCAATCTGAGTACAGGTGTGACAGAGTACAGGTGTAACAGAGTACAGGTGTAATCTGAGTACAGGTGTGACAGAGTACAGGTGCAATCTGAGTACAGGTGTGACAGAGTACAGGTGTAACAGAGTACAGGTGTAATCTGAGTACAGGTGCAATCTGAGTACAGGTGTAACAGAGTACAGGTGTAACAGAGTACAGGTGTGACAGAGTACAGGTGTAACAGAGTACAGGTGTAATCTGAGTACAGGTGCAATCTGAGTACAGGTGTAACAGAGTACAGGTGTAACAGAGTACAGGTGTAATCTGAGTACAGGTGCAATCTGAGTACAGGTGTAACAGAGTACAGGTGTAACAGAGTACAGGTGGTCCTCCCTGGCTCCTCGCCTCGCCTcgtctcttctctcctcccctcacatcacctcctctccttcctctccctcctcctcttgtctcctcacttcaccctcctcgtcctcctctttgTCCGGCTCTTTTCGACAGGACACATTAGTCATAGCAAGCTAAGCAGCGGACCTGGTCCGGTCGGtgggttttttgtgtgttttgttgtgtgtgttgggttgttTGGATCGGGTCGGGTGCCGCGGNNNNNNNNNNACAACAGTTGTCGGATAGATAGCATGCTAAACGGCAAGCTGGACCCTGCCGGGTCACGGTTTCGGGTCGGGTCGGTTCTGGTCGTGTCTGGTCGCCTGTGACTCTTGGCTCGGTGGAAATGTCCGAACTTCCCGAATCTGACCGGTTCGTTCAAACGGGCGGCTGTTGGACGGCCACGAGACGTGACCTGATTGGACACTTCGACGCGTTGGTTTCCGGATACGAGACGGAGCTGGAGCGGCAGGCGGAGGCTGCTGTGAGGAGCTGATGAGCAGAAGGAGCTGAAGGAGCCCCGGGAAAACAGGCCGCGGAGCCAGGGTCAGTCCACCGCGCCGCCCCGCTGACTGATGcttaagctaacgttagctcaagCCCCGCCCACTGCCTGTTAGCCGCAGCTAGCTCGTTagcttctgtttcattttgttctgaAGTGTAATGTTTTACTTagagtaatctgattacaacTGTACTCAGATTACAACCTGTACTCTGTTACACCTGTACTCTGTACCCACCTTGTACTCAGATTACACCTGTACTCAGATTTACACCTGTTACTCTGTTTACCACCTGTACCTCACGCTTGCCCCTGTCCTCTGTTCCATATCTTGTTTCTGTTACTCATTGCACCTAGACCTTACTCCGCTTGCCACCCTTGGACGTTGTTCCATGTCCCCTGATTACTACCTGTTATTCCTGTCCAACCGTCTCAAGCATTGCACCTGTACCGCGTTCCGATCCTGTGTACAACCGATTTACTCTGTCACAACCTACTCTGCTTTGCCGGACCTGTACTCGATTACCTGTCTCATTGTCCACCTGTACTCAGCTTGCCCCTTTACTAGATTTACCCACcttgtgaggaggaggaggagaggaggtgaggagaggaggaggagaggaggtgaggagaggagaggaggaggaggagaggtgaggtgaggagaggagaagaggaggtgaggagaggaggggagaagaggaggtgaggagaggaggggagaagaggaggtgagaggagaggagaggagaggagaggaggtgagaggagaggagggacacCTGAGAGGGGATTTGAACTGTCGCATGCAGAGTGGACAGGTGTCCATGAACGCATCATTTGGTCACcaaacaggcttttattttgaaactggTCCCGGAAGTACTCGTCTCTGCCCCGCCGTAACGATGTGATGTGTTCGGAGCGAAGCTGCTCGGTAAATCGGAACCAAACCCGCCGTCAGTTCGAGTTAAATGGAGATGGACCGACACCGGAACCGGCTGGACGTGGCTCTGAAACCGGAAGCGAAGCTCCGAGCGGAAGGTCGGTGCTTTGACTGCGCGGCTCCGCTAACGGTGCTAAGCTAACATCACACAGCTAGCTGCTGCTAAAAGAGGCGCCGGGAGCGCGCCTCGTGCACGCGAGGAGTCCTCATTAACGTTAATTAACGGAGCTGCGTGAGTACAGcagagtaatcagattacactGGAAATGCTACATTACAAGTCAGCagactaccaaaataaaagcatcatgGTCACGTTAGCTctcacttcctgctgcagctcagtttacttcctgttcctcctcacTCTTCTGGTCCGGGTCGGGTGGGTCGGGTCGTGGCAGGTTCTCCACCTCAGCTGACTCAGCAGAATCAGCTTCAGGttctgctctgagctgctgacCCAATCTCTGCAGAGGATCCAGACCTCGCAGATCACGACTCAGCTCTGAACCACAGCGGCCCAGTACTGCTGACACCGACCCGGCCCGAGGGTCCAACTCAGATCATTGTTAAACCTTGAGACACTCCCTGTGAATATTCAGCCTGTTTATTACAGTCAGTCAGGGCGTTACAGTGTCGTTACAGCGTTGTTACAGTGTCGTTGTTACAGTGTCGTTGTTACAGTGTTAGTGTCGTTACAGTGTCGTTACAGTGTCGTTACAGCGTCgttacagtgttgttacagtgttgttacagtgttacagcgTCGTTACAGTGTCGTTGTTACAGTATCGTtacagtgttagtgttgttacagtgttgttacagCGTCGTTGTTACAGTGTCGTtacagtgttagtgttgttacagtgttgttacagCGTCGTtacagtgttagtgttgttacagtgttacagtgttgttacagtgtcgTTACAGTGTCGTTACAGTGTCGTTACAGCGTCGTTACAGCGTCGTtacagtgttagtgttgttacagtgttacagtgtcgTTACAGTGTCGTTACAGTGTCGTTACAGTGTCGTTACAGCGTCGTTACAGCGTCGTtacagtgttagtgttgttacagtgttacagtgtcgTTACAGTGTCGTTACAGCGTCGTtacagtgttagtgttgttacagtgttacagtgtcgttacagtgtcgttacagtgttgttacagtgttagtgttgttacagtgttacagtgtcgTTACAGCGTCGTtacagtgttagtgttgttacagtgttacagtgtcgTTACAGTGTCGTTACAGCGTCGTtacagtgttagtgttgttacagtgttacagtgtcgttacagtgtcgttacagcgttgttacagtgttagtgttgttacagtgttacagtgtcgTTACAGCGTCGTtacagtgttagtgttgttacagtgtcgTTACAGCGTCGTtacagtgttagtgttgttacagtgttacagtgtcgttacagtgtcgttacagtgtcgttacagtgtcgttacagtgttagtgttgttacagtgtcgttacagtgtcgttacagtgttacagtgttgttacagtgtcgTTACAGCGTCGTTACAGTGTCGTTGTTACAGCgttagtgttgttacagtgttgttacagtgttgttacagtgttgttacagtgttgttacagcgttagtgttgttacagtgttgttacagcgttagtgttgttgttacagcgttacagtgttgttgttacagcgttacagtgttgttacagCGTTACAATGTTGTTACAGCGTTACAATATTGTTAGAGTGTTGTTagagtgttgttacagtgttgttacagtgttgttagAGTGTCGTTACAGCGTCGTTACAGTGTCGTTGTTACAGCGTTAGTGTTGTTACAGCgttagtgttgttacagtgttgttgttacagtgtcgttacagtgttgttacagtgtcgTTACAGTGTCGTTACAGCGTCGTtacagtgttagtgttgttacagtgttacagtgttgttacagtgtcgTTACAGCGTCGTTACAGCGTCGTtacagtgttagtgttgttacagtgttacagtgtcgttacagtgtcgttacagcgttgttacagtgttagtgttgttacagtgttacagtgtcgTTACAGCGTCGTtacagtgttagtgttgttacagtgtcgTTACAGCGTCGTtacagtgttagtgttgttagtgttacagtgtcgttacagtgtcgttacagcgttgttacagtgtcgttacagtgttagtgttgttacagtgtcgttacagtgtcgttacagtgttacagtgttgttacagtgtcgTTACAGCGTCGTTACAGTGTCGTTGTTACAGCGTTAGTGTTGTTACAGCgttagtgttgttacagtgttgttgttacagtgttgttgttacagtgttgttacagtgttattACAGTGTTGTTACAGCGTTAGTGTTGTTACAGCGTTAGTGTTGTTGTTACAGCgttacagtgttgttgttacagcgttacagtgttgttacagtgttgttacagCGTTACAATGTTGTTatagtgttgttacagtgttgttacagtgttgttatAGTGTTGTTATAGTGTTGTTATAGTGTTGTTatagtgttgttacagtgttgttagagtgttgttacagtgttgttgttacagtgttagtgtttttacagttacTGCAATGAGTTACTGATTGGTCATGTGACTTGTAAGAAGTGTgagttgattggtcaaagaTTCAGAGGCAACTAATCACTGAGAATCACTCAGAACCACGGAGCAGGTTCTGAGGTTCAGGTCCTGACCGACCTATCTTCAGGCTGTGCAGTCTGTCTGACGTCCACAGGGGTCGGCTGCTCTGATCGTATAGAGTCCTATGGACAAATTAGGATTTTCAGATCTGATCCAGGTTCTGTTCCTGCTTCCACTCTAatgtttaaaaactgattttagttTCTGAGACCGGACTGGACTGGACAGGACCGCCTGCCGGCTCCACACTCTCTCCATATATGGGCACTTCTCcgtgctgtcaatcaaaacgttGGTCATTTCATTAATGAGgctctctgtctgttccagCTCTGCCTTCAGACGTCCGCAAAGTGATCGTCGgtgaagaagagcagcaggagtgGAGCCCCGGTCCGGATCCAGTAGAACCTCCACACAtaaaagaggagcaggaggaggcatGGAGCGGTCAGGGGGAGgtgacatcatttcctgtccCTGTGAagagtgaagatgatgatgaagataaacCTCAGTCCTCACAGCTTCATCACATGGAAACAGAAGATGATGGAGAGGACTGTggaggaccagaaccagacagaacctCAGATCCAGACCGACGTTTAGAGACTGAAGACTCGTCTGAGACGGAGGTCAGTGATGGAGAGTGGGAGGAGAGCCGCGAATCTCCGTCAGCACTCAGCTCCATGAGGAGCCTCCTGGCCGTGGAGAGGTCGTTCAGCTGTTCAGAATGTGGCCAAAGGTTCGGCCGCAAGCCACACCTGAATGCGCACATGAGGATCCACACGGGGGAGAAACCCTTCAGCTGCTCCTTCTGCGGGAAAAGGTTCTCTCAGAAGGGAAACTCCATCAGTCACATGAGGCTGCACACGGGAGAGAAACCCTTCAGCTGCTCCGTGTGTCACAAACGCTTCAGGTACAGCGGCGACGTCAGCCGACACATGAGGATCCACACGGGGAAGAAACGCTGCAACCGCAACGTCAGCGACTCCATCAGCAAGGACATTCACACAGAATCAGAACCAGACAGACCTCCAGACCCAGTCAGTGATGATAACCCTCCAGCTGAGCCTGAAGTCGGCGACGACGGCTTGATCAAAGAGTCGTATCGCTGCTCCGAGTGCAGCCGAACGTTCTGCCGCCGCGACCACCTGATGAGTCACATGAGGACGCACACGGGAGAGAAACCGTTCAGCTGCTCCGTCTGTCAGAAACGCTTCAGCTGCAGCGGGAATATCCTGGCTCACATGAGGATACACACCGGAGAGAAACCCTTTGAGTGCTCCTTCTGCGGGAAGAGCTTCAGTCAGAAGGGAACTCTGCAGCTCCACATGAGGATCCACACGGGGGAGAAACCTTTCAGCTGCCCCTTCTGCGACAAACGTTTCGCTCATAAGCGCCGCATGACACTGCACATGTCGGTGCACACGGAGGAGAAACGCTTCAGCTGCACCGCGTGTGATAAACGTTTCACGTGGTACACGCAGCTcaaaacacacaagtgtgttGGCGAGTCGTCACAGCCCCGGCCGAGCCAGGCAGAGAAAAAAGTTCCCGCCAAAGAGACGTTCAGCTGCAGCGAGTGCGGGAAAATGTTCAGCCTGAAAGGAAACCTGAAGACTCACATGAGGATCCACACGGGGGAGAAACCCTTCAGCTGCTCCGTGTGCGGGAAAGGCTTCAAGCAGAACGTTCACCTGACGGAGCACAAGACCATCCACACCGGAGAGAAACTCTACAAGTGCAGCGTGTGCGGGAAAGGCTTCAATAAGAAACTGCTCCATAAAAACCACACCTGTGTTTGATCTCACAGGTAAAGACCAGCAGGGGGTGACTGTCAGCGACTCAATCCTCCATGATTTGTACTTTATGTAGTtctctgtgtactctgtatgtAGTACTCTATGTAGTACCCTGTGTACTTTCTGCTGTAGCGCCCGTCATGAACTCACCTCGACCTCTTCAGCTCAGAGCTGGTGGAGACGTGTCCGACactcacagtacactgactgtagacaggacagacagggtGGACACAGTGATGGACGAGGAcggagacagatggagacagacagagacaggcggAGAATCAGCCATGTTACACTTGAACTTCAGCAGTGACATCACAAACAggtaaaataaaagatgtgtccgtcaaacatgaaacatgactcagctgtttgacagtttaaaataaaacatgactcagctgtttgacagtttaaaataaaacatgact
Protein-coding regions in this window:
- the LOC104939468 gene encoding gastrula zinc finger protein XlCGF57.1 isoform X2, which produces METEDDGEDCGGPEPDRTSDPDRRLETEDSSETEVSDGEWEESRESPSALSSMRSLLAVERSFSCSECGQRFGRKPHLNAHMRIHTGEKPFSCSFCGKRFSQKGNSISHMRLHTGEKPFSCSVCHKRFRYSGDVSRHMRIHTGKKRCNRNVSDSISKDIHTESEPDRPPDPVSDDNPPAEPEVGDDGLIKESYRCSECSRTFCRRDHLMSHMRTHTGEKPFSCSVCQKRFSCSGNILAHMRIHTGEKPFECSFCGKSFSQKGTLQLHMRIHTGEKPFSCPFCDKRFAHKRRMTLHMSVHTEEKRFSCTACDKRFTWYTQLKTHKCVGESSQPRPSQAEKKVPAKETFSCSECGKMFSLKGNLKTHMRIHTGEKPFSCSVCGKGFKQNVHLTEHKTIHTGEKLYKCSVCGKGFNKKLLHKNHTCV
- the LOC104939468 gene encoding gastrula zinc finger protein XlCGF57.1 isoform X1, with amino-acid sequence MEMDRHRNRLDVALKPEAKLRAEALPSDVRKVIVGEEEQQEWSPGPDPVEPPHIKEEQEEAWSGQGEVTSFPVPVKSEDDDEDKPQSSQLHHMETEDDGEDCGGPEPDRTSDPDRRLETEDSSETEVSDGEWEESRESPSALSSMRSLLAVERSFSCSECGQRFGRKPHLNAHMRIHTGEKPFSCSFCGKRFSQKGNSISHMRLHTGEKPFSCSVCHKRFRYSGDVSRHMRIHTGKKRCNRNVSDSISKDIHTESEPDRPPDPVSDDNPPAEPEVGDDGLIKESYRCSECSRTFCRRDHLMSHMRTHTGEKPFSCSVCQKRFSCSGNILAHMRIHTGEKPFECSFCGKSFSQKGTLQLHMRIHTGEKPFSCPFCDKRFAHKRRMTLHMSVHTEEKRFSCTACDKRFTWYTQLKTHKCVGESSQPRPSQAEKKVPAKETFSCSECGKMFSLKGNLKTHMRIHTGEKPFSCSVCGKGFKQNVHLTEHKTIHTGEKLYKCSVCGKGFNKKLLHKNHTCV
- the LOC104939470 gene encoding zinc finger protein Xfin; its protein translation is MFPTDVRPSSGCGAEFPSERLDLPDWFRRRLLTAAREDLVGHLEAALCGHVEEVRRRQKLLDALLQPEIKLRRADVQQLKAGQEEVPPSLGQEGPTEPVHIKEEQEEEWSSTEQLQGLSEVKEEDEEKPGNHGEDCGGAEPDRTSDPDCCSGTDDSDDADWTGGGRSSLRCAVCLKMFAHRGNLNKHMRTHTGVKPFGCSLCGKRFIQKAGLDYHVKIHTGERPFSCSLCGKTYRHKGALTYHMTTHTGAKPFGCNVCGKRFRGTSQLQVHACVRPLSRSTLSCSECDATFPNNYRLMTHARMHRGKKLFTCTICGKKRQFSSHLEIHMRTHTGEKPYSCSVCGKRFSQRGILTQHTAVHSEVKPFECPVCGRRFFWQFQIKKHKCLGESMQQRLMSFNGSEPAENLKPGVGEETELSFVTDDVDFWRETRQHRSRFTYQRNKKVCVKTGEKPSSCSSDTTKTEPRSADSINIDLCRQTRQCLSAVNYLQHEEVSDRKLLSSPGDRHTLQMLTKCPAGQRALSCLFCGKGFTSGGSLTRHLCVHVGEKLLSCIVCDKTFSSESELMNHECVGDVLQRHHKQTERKGVGRKHHIRVHAAEKPLSCSLCGETFIRPDALSDHMTSHTGEKTFSCSVCNSGFTDSESLIKHMRIHTRQTQFSCSVCGKEFAWRRSLTKHMEVHARRKPLSCPVCGKQFPWRRDLTKHMVIHAKARMYRCTACHRRFAHFYQLNYHQCAGPEPQLHPSQEDREAEPLIADGDNCGGPEPAGNPDHRLTADTDGEPETDDSDDDWTESRPQPGLNSTDTGQNHQHCLKIQTRNHTGDVPEPGSLTQHRVVHEPAEPPHVKEEPAEPPHIKEEPAEPPHIKEEPDEVRISQEEVTSPPVPVKTEDDDDEEEKPQSSQLHQMETEADGEDCGGPEPDRTSDPELDRTSDPDTDDSVDSDFWKETRQRPSGLKSVTEDESVSNTLSCSDEASDGEDDEDGEEGEDGDFWKDDRKPEDTSRKPHSCSECGKRFVHVHHMKNHMKSHGGKRAAFFCSVCGQECLYRSHLKIHMRTHTGEKPFVCPVCGKKYAHKASMQSHMSVHTVDKQYSCSACDRSFAWYTELKYHECDGESSRPRHRDAV